Proteins encoded by one window of Tunturibacter psychrotolerans:
- a CDS encoding MBL fold metallo-hydrolase, giving the protein MEQLWRLVRESHEQPMTGISRPVELVDRNELGVTFIGHSSFLLQVHGRKLLVDPVFSKRLVLLRRQRRPGVTVEALPAIDVVLLTHAHMDHLDMASLRRVIRATRKLTGQTPEVVVPRGVEDLVERLGFSRIHGLAWWEQIEIQGLTITMTPCKHWGARMFRDTHRGYGGYVVHGGGQSVYHSGDTAYFDGFREIGAKLKPEVALLPIGAYFPDTYRSVHTSPEEAVRAFVELGAEQMVPMHYGTFRLGREPMEEPVQRLEAEAQRLGINRKIKILGEGETMHLHPATSIR; this is encoded by the coding sequence ATGGAACAGCTCTGGCGGTTGGTGCGCGAGAGTCACGAGCAACCGATGACCGGAATCTCCCGGCCCGTCGAGCTGGTGGACCGCAACGAACTTGGAGTCACTTTCATTGGTCACTCCTCGTTTCTTCTGCAAGTTCATGGGCGAAAGCTGCTCGTCGACCCTGTCTTCTCAAAACGCCTGGTTCTCCTGCGCCGCCAACGGCGTCCTGGCGTCACAGTCGAAGCGTTGCCAGCCATCGACGTGGTTCTTCTCACCCACGCCCACATGGACCACCTCGATATGGCATCTCTGCGCCGCGTCATCCGCGCAACCCGAAAGCTAACCGGCCAGACTCCCGAGGTCGTAGTGCCGCGCGGCGTCGAGGACCTCGTGGAACGCCTTGGCTTCTCGCGAATTCACGGCCTGGCATGGTGGGAACAGATTGAAATACAAGGCCTCACGATAACCATGACTCCCTGCAAACATTGGGGAGCAAGAATGTTTCGCGACACCCACCGTGGCTACGGCGGATATGTCGTCCACGGCGGCGGCCAGTCGGTCTACCACTCTGGCGATACCGCTTACTTCGACGGCTTCCGCGAGATTGGCGCAAAACTCAAACCCGAAGTTGCCCTCCTGCCCATAGGCGCCTATTTTCCAGACACCTACCGCTCCGTGCACACCAGCCCGGAAGAGGCCGTGCGCGCCTTCGTCGAACTCGGAGCCGAGCAGATGGTGCCGATGCACTATGGGACCTTCCGCCTCGGCCGCGAGCCGATGGAAGAGCCCGTACAGCGCCTCGAAGCGGAGGCACAAAGACTCGGAATCAACCGAAAAATAAAAATTCTGGGCGAGGGCGAGACGATGCATCTTCACCCGGCGACCAGCATCCGATAG
- a CDS encoding aldo/keto reductase encodes MTTSTVNAKASGTFSIGGDLTVNRMGYGAMRITGDGIWGDPKDIEGAKKVLRHVVELGINFIDTADAYGPDVSEQLIGEALAPYAKDVIIATKGGLTRQGPNQWLPVGRPEYLTQQVEMSLRRLKLERIDLWQLHRIDPKVPVEESLGAIKKLQEQGKIRHIGLSEVKPHEIDQARKVVEIVSVQNQYNIGDRQHEDVVDYCAKHKIAFIPWFPVAAGKLAQPGGKLDSAAKKHHATVSQLSLAWLLHRSPVMLPIPGTTSVKHLEENVAAADVKLSAAEWKEIEDSAK; translated from the coding sequence ATGACAACTTCAACCGTAAACGCGAAGGCAAGCGGCACGTTTTCGATCGGCGGCGATCTCACCGTCAATCGCATGGGATATGGGGCAATGCGGATCACCGGCGACGGGATCTGGGGCGACCCCAAAGATATCGAAGGCGCAAAAAAGGTTCTGCGACACGTCGTCGAACTCGGCATCAACTTCATCGATACCGCCGACGCCTACGGACCCGATGTGAGCGAACAACTCATCGGCGAGGCGCTAGCTCCTTACGCAAAGGATGTCATCATCGCAACCAAAGGCGGCCTCACACGCCAGGGACCAAATCAGTGGCTGCCCGTAGGCCGCCCCGAGTACCTGACCCAGCAGGTGGAGATGAGCCTGCGCAGATTGAAACTTGAACGGATCGACCTGTGGCAACTACACCGCATCGACCCGAAGGTGCCGGTCGAGGAGTCGCTCGGCGCAATCAAAAAACTACAGGAACAGGGCAAGATCCGACACATCGGATTAAGCGAGGTGAAACCTCACGAAATTGACCAGGCTCGTAAAGTGGTCGAGATCGTGAGCGTGCAAAATCAGTACAACATCGGCGACCGCCAGCACGAGGACGTTGTCGACTACTGCGCCAAACACAAAATCGCGTTTATCCCCTGGTTCCCTGTAGCAGCAGGTAAGCTCGCTCAGCCCGGCGGCAAACTCGACTCCGCCGCGAAGAAACACCATGCAACGGTCTCGCAACTCTCACTCGCGTGGCTGCTCCATCGCTCCCCCGTCATGCTGCCCATCCCGGGAACGACCTCGGTAAAGCACCTCGAAGAGAACGTCGCCGCAGCCGATGTAAAGCTATCGGCAGCCGAGTGGAAAGAGATCGAAGACTCCGCGAAATAA